A genomic region of Caenorhabditis elegans chromosome V contains the following coding sequences:
- the srbc-55 gene encoding Serpentine Receptor, class BC (Class B-like) (Predicted): MFIIIASNFVLSILFAQTVFHINLYLLFSTFFTKKVCYRPELLLIYCKIAADICYSFTVSIMKSYFLVILCYKHLAVKNLSIYMLETSVTMGIIKGTFAFMITLERFISVFFPIHYRNNRRKIPFYWIIIPILGHILFDHFIMFCFCGNVREVPLDCDNFQCTFNKCYQRFWETRDQVVFSLIEIMSVLFFVRLYIWKRTSRRLSKVTQIALLDSLIYLFFNVIPIILYSHFSPTSVKVNYPPITISRNAGSVIESIILWRLLKAKKKVTPNKYISGNL; this comes from the exons ATGTTCATCATTATAGCCTCCAACTTTGTCCTATCGATTTTATTCGCCCAAACAGTTTTTCATATCAATTTATACTTACTGTTTTCAACATtcttcaccaaaaaagtttgctATAGACCCGAACTCCTCCtgatttattgtaaaattgcAGCGGATATTTGTTATAGCTTTACGG tttccatcATGAAATCCTATTTTCTAGTTATTCTATGCTACAAACATTTAgctgtgaaaaatttatcaatttataTGCTGGAAACTTCTGTCACAATGGGAATTATCAAAGGAACATTTGCTTTCATGATTACTCTGGAAAGATTTATATCagtcttttttccaattcactATCGCAACAATCGACGTAAAATTCCATTTTATTGGATTATTATTCCAATTCTCGGACATATCCTTTTTGATCATTTCATCATGTTCTGTTTCTGTGGAAATGTGAGAGAAGTTCCATTGGACTGCGATAACTTTCAGTGCACTTTTAACAAGTGTTATCAGAGATTTTGGGAAACTCGTGATCAGGTGgttttttcgttgattgaAATTATGTCAGTTCTCTTTTTTGTTCGACTATATATCTGGAAAAGAACTAGTCGCCGACTTAGTAAG GTCACGCAAATAGCACTGCTGGACTCTCTGATATATTTGTTCTTCAATGTAATCCCAATAATTCTCTACTCCCATTTTTCACCAACTTCGGTCAAAGTAAATTACCCACCAATCACAATTTCAAGAAATGCCGGATCTGTCATCGAATCGATTATCCTTTGGAGATTGCTGAAGgcgaagaaaaaagtgacacCGAATAAATATATCTCTGGTAATTTGTAA
- the srbc-56 gene encoding Serpentine Receptor, class BC (Class B-like) (Predicted), whose amino-acid sequence MFIIIAFIIALSILFSQFVFYFNLYLLYSILYSKRIGFKPELLIIYCRIAADICYSFCVSCMKTNFLVSQFSKKLIVKNLSFFLLEGSITMGIIRATIAFLITLKRFIATFFPTFFHNNWRKIPLYWIIIPILCHLLFDQCIIFGFCGNVIDVPVDCDNFQCTFNECYQKYWEFHEQVVFSLIETLSLLLFIRLYIWKRSSHLLHKVTQIALLDSLMLLLFNISPLLLYSYFSSTLVRVNYPLITVSRNAGSAIESVILWKLLSSKKKVSPNNIRLSNL is encoded by the exons ATGTTCATCATTATAGCTTTTATAATTGCtctatcaattttattttcccaaTTTGTATTCTATTTCAATTTATACTTACTCTACTCAATTTTGTACTCTAAACGGATTGGGTTCAAGCCCGAGCTGCTCATCATCTATTGCAGAATTGCAGCAGATATTTGTTATAGTTTTTGTG tatccTGCATGAAAACTAATTTCCTAGTCAGTCAATTCTCGAAGAAACtcattgtgaaaaatttgtcatttttcctaTTGGAAGGTTCTATAACAATGGGAATTATCAGAGCAACCATTgcatttttaataactttgaAAAGATTTATAGCAACATTTTTCCCGACTTTTTTCCACAACAATTGGCGCAAAATTCCGTTGTATTGGATTATAATTCCAATTCTCTGTCATTTACTTTTCGACCAATGTATTATTTTCGGCTTCTGTGGAAATGTTATAGATGTTCCAGTGGATTGTGATAATTTTCAGTGTACTTTCAACGAATGTTACCAAAAATACTGGGAGTTCCATGAGCAGGTGGTGTTTTCACTTATTGAGACTTTGTCACTGCTTTTATTTATTCGACTTTATATCTGGAAAAGATCAAGCCATCTTCTTCATAAA GTAACCCAAATAGCACTACTAGATTCGCTGATGCTTTTGCTCTTCAACATTTCCCCATTATTACTTTATTCTTATTTCTCATCAACGCTGGTTCGAGTGAATTACCCATTaattacagtttcaagaaATGCTGGATCTGCCATCGAGTCGGTTATTCTCTGGAAATTGTTGAGCtctaagaaaaaagtttcaccgAATAATATTCGTTTGAGCAATTTGTAA